One Streptomyces lincolnensis genomic region harbors:
- a CDS encoding EamA family transporter: MGPVLALASAVCYGIVDFAGGLLSRRAHPAAVTFLGQLGGLLFACGAALLFPADGLRPADLLWGALSGIGSGSAMHFLNRGLSRGAMSVVVPVSAVTGVALSVLCGVLLGDRPAPLAWVGIAVTVPALWCVAGGRAGPGSETGDGLLASAGVAVQYIALAQADPASGLWPVAAGRVAAVLVLLPGAARRPDRLRMPPGQYVQALLIGAGAALGLVLYLLAAGQQLLAVAVVLASLYPALPVLLGLVLLHEKVSRRQTDGRPARRGRRHRPAEPRLT, translated from the coding sequence ATGGGCCCCGTCCTCGCTCTGGCCTCGGCCGTCTGCTACGGCATCGTCGACTTCGCCGGCGGACTGCTGTCCCGTCGCGCCCACCCCGCAGCCGTCACCTTCCTCGGCCAGCTCGGCGGCCTGCTGTTCGCCTGTGGCGCGGCCCTCCTCTTCCCCGCCGACGGACTGCGCCCGGCGGACCTGCTGTGGGGCGCGCTGTCCGGCATCGGCAGCGGCTCGGCCATGCACTTCCTCAACCGCGGCCTGAGCCGCGGCGCCATGAGCGTGGTCGTCCCCGTCAGCGCGGTCACCGGCGTCGCCCTGTCCGTGCTGTGCGGGGTGCTCCTCGGCGACCGGCCGGCACCCCTGGCCTGGGTCGGCATCGCCGTCACGGTGCCCGCCCTGTGGTGCGTGGCCGGAGGCCGCGCGGGCCCCGGCAGTGAGACCGGGGACGGCCTGCTGGCCAGCGCCGGTGTCGCCGTGCAGTACATCGCGCTCGCCCAGGCGGACCCGGCGAGCGGACTGTGGCCCGTCGCCGCGGGCCGCGTCGCCGCCGTCCTCGTCCTGCTGCCGGGCGCCGCACGCCGTCCCGACCGCCTGCGCATGCCGCCGGGACAGTACGTCCAAGCACTCCTGATCGGGGCGGGAGCCGCGCTCGGACTCGTGCTGTATCTGCTCGCCGCCGGGCAGCAGTTGCTCGCCGTCGCCGTGGTGCTCGCCTCCCTCTACCCGGCCCTCCCCGTGCTCCTCGGACTCGTGCTGCTCCACGAGAAGGTCAGCCGCAGACAGACAGACGGCCGGCCTGCTCGGCGCGGCCGTCGCCACCGTCCTGCTGAGCCTCGGCTGACGTGA
- a CDS encoding ROK family transcriptional regulator, translating into MTAGAASWLPLSPGERSVAIEVLVHGPLSRTEIARRLDLSAGSLTRLTKPLIESGLLVEVPEAGTPAEARQGRPSQPLDVVAESRSFLGFKITEDMVYGVVTTLRSHIVARHDRPLTTHDPALVADLLAEMTAELLRDHPRLAGIGIGVGGLVQDRSTVGESAFLHWRDVSLAALVEERTGLPVVVENDVAALVEAETWFGAGRGLDRFVVLTIGAGIGYGLVLGGNRVPYAEEDRGFGRHWILDPNGPLTPDGERGSAISLLTIPSIRYQIQAATGREHTYEEILALAAAEEPLPARVVAESARALGVLVAQISNFVMPQKILLAGEGVGLMEVAGKVVEDTIRSHRHPLAAPVALETKVSDFHDWARGAAVLAIQVLVLGSADA; encoded by the coding sequence ATGACCGCAGGTGCCGCCAGCTGGCTGCCGCTGAGCCCGGGCGAACGCTCGGTGGCGATCGAGGTGCTCGTCCACGGCCCGCTCTCGCGCACCGAGATCGCACGACGGCTGGACCTGTCGGCGGGCAGCCTCACCCGGCTGACCAAACCGCTGATCGAGTCCGGCCTGCTGGTCGAGGTCCCCGAGGCGGGCACCCCGGCCGAGGCCCGCCAGGGACGCCCCTCGCAGCCCCTGGACGTCGTCGCCGAGTCCCGCTCCTTCCTCGGCTTCAAGATCACCGAGGACATGGTCTACGGCGTCGTCACCACCCTCAGGAGCCATATCGTCGCCCGCCACGACCGGCCCCTGACCACCCACGACCCCGCCTTGGTCGCCGATCTGCTCGCCGAGATGACCGCCGAGCTCCTGCGCGACCACCCCCGGCTCGCCGGGATCGGTATCGGCGTCGGCGGCCTCGTCCAGGACCGGTCGACGGTGGGGGAGTCGGCGTTCCTGCACTGGCGGGACGTATCGCTCGCCGCGCTCGTCGAGGAGCGCACCGGACTGCCGGTGGTCGTCGAGAACGACGTGGCCGCCCTCGTCGAGGCCGAGACCTGGTTCGGTGCCGGCCGCGGCCTCGACCGCTTCGTCGTCCTCACCATCGGCGCCGGCATCGGCTACGGCCTGGTCCTGGGCGGCAACCGCGTCCCGTACGCGGAGGAGGACCGCGGCTTCGGCCGCCACTGGATCCTGGACCCCAACGGTCCGCTCACCCCCGACGGGGAACGCGGCAGCGCCATCTCGCTGCTCACCATCCCCAGCATCCGCTACCAGATCCAGGCCGCCACCGGCCGCGAGCACACCTACGAGGAGATCCTCGCCCTCGCCGCCGCCGAGGAGCCGCTGCCCGCCCGCGTCGTCGCCGAGTCCGCGCGCGCCCTGGGTGTCCTGGTCGCCCAGATCTCCAACTTCGTCATGCCGCAGAAGATCCTCCTCGCCGGAGAAGGTGTCGGTCTGATGGAGGTGGCGGGCAAGGTGGTGGAGGACACCATCCGCTCCCACCGGCACCCGCTGGCCGCTCCGGTCGCCCTGGAGACCAAGGTGTCCGACTTTCACGACTGGGCCCGCGGTGCCGCTGTCCTGGCGATCCAGGTGCTGGTCCTGGGCTCGGCGGACGCCTGA
- a CDS encoding carbohydrate ABC transporter permease encodes MAAVTTTTSAVRPVGRRVSPGRIAAWTVMGLIVLVTLLPFYWILRTALSSNAGLSADPANPLPVDIGAGGFERALGMQSAKEAVAQGGAGGGLDFWRYLLNSVFVSTLITGCQIFFSAMAAYAFARLRWRGRDKVFGLFLAGLMVPTIFTLLPNFVLIKQLHLVDTLWGIALPSLFMTPFAVFFLRQFFMNIPREVEEAALLDGAGKVKIFFRVVLPMASTPIITLSVLTYITAWNDYFWPLMVSYSDSSRVLTVALAVFRAQTPATGVDWSGLSAATLIAALPMLVLFACFARRIVSSIGFTGIK; translated from the coding sequence GTGGCTGCCGTGACAACGACGACGAGCGCAGTACGGCCGGTCGGGCGCAGGGTCTCCCCCGGCCGGATCGCCGCCTGGACCGTGATGGGCCTGATCGTGCTCGTCACCCTGCTCCCCTTCTACTGGATCCTGCGCACCGCGCTGTCCTCCAACGCGGGGCTCAGCGCCGACCCCGCGAACCCGCTGCCGGTGGACATCGGCGCCGGCGGCTTCGAGCGGGCCCTCGGCATGCAGTCCGCCAAGGAGGCGGTCGCCCAGGGCGGGGCGGGCGGCGGGCTCGACTTCTGGCGTTATCTGCTCAACTCGGTGTTCGTCTCAACCCTGATCACCGGCTGTCAGATCTTCTTCTCCGCGATGGCCGCCTACGCCTTCGCGCGACTGCGCTGGCGCGGCCGGGACAAGGTGTTCGGGCTGTTCCTGGCCGGGCTGATGGTCCCGACGATCTTCACCCTGCTGCCGAACTTCGTACTCATCAAGCAACTGCACCTGGTGGACACCCTGTGGGGCATCGCGCTGCCCAGCCTGTTCATGACCCCGTTCGCGGTCTTCTTCCTGCGCCAGTTCTTCATGAACATCCCCCGCGAGGTCGAGGAGGCGGCGCTGCTCGACGGCGCCGGGAAGGTCAAGATCTTCTTCCGGGTGGTCCTGCCGATGGCGTCCACGCCGATCATCACGCTGTCCGTGCTGACGTACATCACCGCCTGGAACGACTACTTCTGGCCGCTGATGGTGTCCTACAGCGACAGTTCACGCGTGCTGACCGTGGCACTGGCGGTGTTCCGGGCGCAGACCCCGGCGACCGGCGTCGACTGGTCCGGGCTGTCGGCGGCGACCCTGATCGCCGCGCTCCCCATGCTGGTGCTGTTCGCGTGCTTCGCGCGCCGCATCGTCAGCTCCATCGGCTTCACCGGAATCAAGTGA
- a CDS encoding carbohydrate ABC transporter permease has product MTIASSSPPSRLPLGGAEGARTTPRTQRAGAGESRGDGRLAAVFLAPALLGFAVFLLWPTLRGVYLSFTRFNLLTPAEWVGLDNYVRMVNDPIFWNSLAVTVEYVLINIGVQTVAALAIAVLLQRLTQSALLRGIVLTPYLMSNVVAGLVWLWILDTQLGIGNEILAAVGVDRIPFLADEAWAIPTIALINVWRHVGYTALLLFAGLQAIPNDMYEAARVDGASEGRMFWRITMPLLRPVLAVVLIMTVIGSFQVFDTVAVTTAGGPANATNVLQYYIYGSAFGRFQFGYASAMSVALLVVLSAITVLQYRLTRAGRTDLG; this is encoded by the coding sequence ATGACCATCGCCTCCAGCAGCCCACCGTCGCGTCTGCCCCTGGGCGGCGCCGAGGGGGCGCGGACCACACCGAGGACGCAGCGGGCGGGGGCGGGTGAGAGCCGGGGCGACGGGCGCCTGGCCGCGGTGTTCCTCGCGCCGGCCCTGCTCGGTTTCGCCGTCTTCCTGCTCTGGCCGACGCTGCGGGGCGTCTATCTGAGCTTCACCCGCTTCAACCTGCTCACCCCGGCGGAGTGGGTGGGCCTGGACAACTACGTCCGCATGGTCAACGACCCGATCTTCTGGAACTCGCTGGCGGTCACCGTCGAGTACGTGCTCATCAACATCGGCGTGCAGACCGTGGCGGCGCTGGCGATCGCGGTGCTGCTCCAGCGGCTGACGCAGTCGGCCCTGCTGCGGGGCATCGTGCTCACCCCGTATCTGATGTCGAACGTCGTCGCCGGCCTGGTGTGGCTGTGGATCCTCGACACCCAGCTCGGCATCGGCAACGAGATCCTCGCCGCCGTCGGCGTGGACCGCATCCCGTTCCTCGCCGACGAGGCCTGGGCGATCCCCACCATCGCGCTGATCAACGTCTGGCGGCACGTCGGCTACACCGCGCTGCTGCTGTTCGCCGGCCTCCAGGCGATCCCGAACGACATGTACGAGGCGGCCCGGGTGGACGGCGCGAGCGAGGGGCGGATGTTCTGGCGAATCACGATGCCGCTGCTCAGGCCCGTGCTCGCGGTCGTTCTGATCATGACGGTGATCGGTTCGTTCCAGGTGTTCGACACGGTCGCGGTGACCACCGCGGGCGGCCCGGCGAACGCCACCAACGTGCTCCAGTACTACATCTACGGCTCCGCCTTCGGCCGCTTCCAGTTCGGCTACGCCTCGGCGATGTCCGTCGCCCTGCTCGTCGTACTGAGCGCGATCACCGTCCTTCAGTACCGGCTCACCCGGGCCGGCCGCACCGACCTCGGCTGA
- a CDS encoding MalY/PatB family protein, whose amino-acid sequence MTRIAHDPSGEPNPLRALTLAGLRRRTSMKWRTYPDDVLPLWVAEMDVPLAEPVVRAVTDALALGDTGYPAGTAYAQALAAFAEKRWGWDGLAVERTAIVPDVMLGVVEMVKLVSGPGDPVIVNPPVYPPFFQFLTHLDRRVTEAPLGVDGRLDLDVLEETFRASVAGGGRAAYLLCSPHNPTGTVHTAAELSAVAALADRYGVRVVADEIHAPLVLPGADFVPYLSVPGGERGLSLMSASKAWNLAGLKAALAVAGPEAAADLARMPEEVGHGPSHVGVIAHTAALRDGIPWLDALLAGLDDNRRLLADLLAARLPAIAHRPAEATYLTWLDCRALGLGDDPAAAFLHRGRVALNSGLRFGTGGAGHVRLNLATSPEIVEEAVRRMAAALD is encoded by the coding sequence ATGACCAGGATCGCGCACGACCCGTCCGGTGAACCCAATCCCCTGCGCGCACTCACCCTCGCCGGCCTCCGCCGTCGTACGAGCATGAAATGGCGCACCTATCCCGACGACGTGCTGCCGCTGTGGGTGGCCGAGATGGACGTGCCGCTCGCCGAACCCGTGGTCCGCGCGGTGACGGACGCGCTGGCGCTCGGGGACACCGGCTACCCCGCCGGGACGGCCTACGCGCAGGCGTTGGCGGCTTTCGCGGAGAAGCGGTGGGGCTGGGACGGGCTCGCGGTGGAGCGCACCGCGATCGTGCCGGACGTGATGCTCGGCGTGGTCGAGATGGTCAAGCTGGTCAGCGGTCCCGGCGATCCGGTGATCGTGAACCCGCCCGTGTATCCGCCCTTCTTCCAGTTCCTGACGCACCTGGACCGCCGGGTGACCGAGGCCCCGCTCGGCGTGGACGGCCGGCTGGACCTCGACGTCCTGGAGGAGACCTTCCGGGCCTCGGTGGCGGGTGGAGGACGGGCCGCGTACCTGCTGTGCAGCCCGCACAACCCGACCGGCACCGTGCACACCGCCGCCGAACTGAGCGCCGTCGCCGCGCTCGCCGACCGGTACGGGGTGCGGGTCGTCGCCGACGAGATCCACGCGCCGCTCGTCCTGCCCGGCGCGGACTTCGTGCCGTACCTGAGCGTGCCGGGCGGCGAGCGGGGCCTGTCGCTGATGTCGGCGTCCAAGGCCTGGAACCTCGCCGGGCTCAAGGCCGCGCTCGCCGTCGCGGGGCCCGAGGCGGCCGCCGATCTCGCCCGGATGCCCGAGGAGGTCGGCCACGGTCCGAGCCATGTCGGCGTCATCGCCCACACGGCCGCGCTGCGCGACGGCATCCCCTGGCTGGACGCCCTCCTGGCCGGTCTCGACGACAACCGGCGGCTGCTCGCCGACCTGCTGGCCGCCCGGCTGCCCGCGATCGCCCATCGGCCCGCCGAGGCCACCTACCTCACCTGGCTCGACTGCCGCGCCCTCGGTCTCGGCGACGATCCGGCGGCCGCCTTCCTGCACCGCGGCCGCGTGGCCCTCAACTCCGGGCTCCGCTTCGGCACCGGGGGAGCGGGGCACGTACGGCTGAACCTGGCGACCTCGCCCGAGATCGTCGAGGAGGCGGTGCGGCGGATGGCGGCGGCGCTCGACTGA
- a CDS encoding PPOX class F420-dependent oxidoreductase, whose protein sequence is MEDTSLERLGAGKYLLITSYRKNGTPVATPVWVVRDGDALGVWSAADAWKVKRIRARGDVLVGPCDLRGNPTGEQVPATAEITDAETTAHYRKLIARKYGLVGRLSLLGSRLRRGVDGAVGIRVTL, encoded by the coding sequence ATGGAAGACACCTCGCTGGAGCGACTCGGCGCCGGCAAGTACCTGCTGATCACCAGCTATCGGAAGAACGGCACCCCGGTCGCCACCCCGGTGTGGGTGGTCCGTGACGGGGACGCGCTCGGTGTGTGGTCGGCCGCCGACGCCTGGAAGGTGAAGCGGATCCGGGCCCGCGGTGACGTCCTGGTGGGCCCCTGCGATCTGCGCGGCAACCCGACCGGCGAGCAAGTACCCGCCACCGCCGAGATCACCGACGCGGAGACCACCGCCCACTACCGCAAGCTCATCGCCCGCAAGTACGGCCTCGTCGGCCGTCTCTCGCTCCTCGGCAGCCGGCTGCGCCGGGGCGTGGACGGCGCGGTGGGGATCCGCGTGACGCTCTGA
- a CDS encoding S1 family peptidase: MRHARRRVVRRVTRLAAVGGLLLGGTMVTRAMASETPAPIPRTYAQTAGDMGADLVTRLGASRTAGAWVGDDGKPVVAVTDEKAAAEVKRAGAAPKMVSHSMNELKSATATLRSAPRVPGTAWAMDYRTNQVVVRADSTVSADNWSKMTKVAHGIGSFVRMERAQGTFTTRINGAQPILSTAGRCSAGFNVTDGRKDFILTAGHCGPTGSAWFTDGGGREEVGSTTTQSFPGNDYSLVEYAGGSAGDGAAVVAIGDGKGVQITGAADPKVGQRVFRSGSTSGLRDGEVTALNATVNYPEGTVTGLIETNVCAEPGDSGGPMFSEGIALGVTSGGSGDCASGGTTFFQPVTKALADLKVKLIVAAPAAGGAADAPSPAPSASSTQSAIAPGAAQPGASGPVAGGPAGEALLSRITDPRNVGPGLLVIAGSLVALVATRFIRAEQDRKAYRRYYSATWS, encoded by the coding sequence ATGAGGCACGCACGACGACGGGTCGTCCGGCGAGTGACGCGGCTGGCGGCCGTCGGCGGCCTCCTCCTGGGAGGGACGATGGTGACGCGCGCGATGGCGAGCGAAACCCCCGCCCCCATACCGCGGACGTACGCGCAGACAGCCGGTGACATGGGCGCTGACCTGGTCACACGCCTGGGCGCGTCCCGTACGGCGGGTGCCTGGGTCGGTGACGACGGCAAGCCGGTGGTCGCGGTCACCGACGAGAAGGCGGCCGCCGAGGTCAAGCGGGCGGGCGCCGCCCCGAAGATGGTGTCCCACAGCATGAACGAGCTGAAGTCGGCGACGGCGACGCTGCGTTCGGCGCCCCGGGTGCCGGGGACGGCGTGGGCGATGGACTACCGGACCAACCAGGTCGTGGTCCGCGCCGACAGCACGGTGTCGGCCGACAACTGGTCGAAGATGACCAAGGTCGCGCACGGCATCGGCAGCTTCGTCCGCATGGAGCGCGCCCAGGGCACCTTCACCACCCGGATCAACGGCGCGCAGCCCATCCTGTCGACCGCGGGCCGCTGTTCGGCGGGCTTCAACGTGACCGACGGGCGCAAGGACTTCATCCTCACGGCCGGACACTGCGGTCCCACCGGTTCCGCGTGGTTCACGGACGGCGGGGGCCGGGAGGAGGTGGGCAGCACGACCACGCAGAGCTTCCCGGGCAACGACTACTCCCTGGTGGAGTACGCGGGCGGCTCGGCCGGCGACGGAGCCGCCGTGGTGGCCATCGGCGACGGCAAGGGTGTGCAGATCACCGGTGCGGCCGATCCGAAGGTCGGGCAGCGGGTGTTCCGTAGCGGCAGTACGAGCGGGCTGCGCGACGGCGAGGTGACGGCGCTCAACGCGACGGTGAACTATCCCGAGGGCACCGTCACCGGGCTGATCGAGACGAACGTGTGCGCCGAGCCCGGGGACAGCGGTGGGCCGATGTTCTCCGAGGGGATCGCGCTCGGGGTGACCTCGGGCGGCAGCGGTGACTGCGCGAGCGGCGGGACGACGTTCTTCCAGCCGGTGACGAAGGCGCTGGCCGATCTGAAGGTGAAGCTGATCGTGGCGGCGCCGGCGGCCGGCGGTGCGGCCGACGCGCCCTCTCCGGCGCCGTCCGCCTCCTCCACGCAGAGCGCGATCGCCCCGGGCGCGGCTCAGCCGGGGGCGTCGGGTCCGGTGGCGGGCGGGCCGGCCGGCGAGGCCCTGCTGTCCCGGATCACGGACCCCAGGAACGTCGGTCCGGGTCTGCTGGTCATCGCGGGGAGTCTGGTGGCCCTGGTGGCGACGCGGTTCATCCGCGCGGAGCAGGACCGCAAGGCCTACCGGCGGTACTACTCGGCGACCTGGAGCTGA